A region of bacterium DNA encodes the following proteins:
- a CDS encoding universal stress protein: MLRYKKILVAIDGSETSLHALKESFKFVQKGGCEITVVSVVPPYTGDLDLVSVGDIMGSMKKPYQDALSQADELAKTEGVSIKTICEEGEIYERVVDLAKSENYDLIVVGRRGLRRLERILVGSVTARIIGHTQKDVLVIPGDTVIGWENVLLATDGSKCSQGATERAISFTKSYHRELKVVSVVDVPTEFYGEAPEVAETLIQQAKGFVDEVKEKAEADGIKVVTFVREGEAYKVITELAKNEKVDVIFMGSHGRTGLKRVLMGSVTEEVIGHTPCPVVVVK; this comes from the coding sequence ATGTTAAGATATAAAAAAATACTGGTGGCAATTGATGGTTCAGAAACAAGTTTGCATGCTCTAAAAGAATCATTCAAGTTCGTTCAGAAGGGAGGGTGTGAGATAACGGTTGTTTCTGTTGTCCCACCATATACAGGCGATCTTGATTTAGTTAGTGTGGGAGATATTATGGGCTCTATGAAAAAACCATATCAGGATGCCTTATCTCAAGCTGATGAATTAGCAAAAACCGAAGGGGTATCAATTAAGACTATTTGCGAAGAAGGTGAGATATATGAACGGGTTGTTGATTTAGCCAAAAGTGAAAACTACGATTTGATAGTTGTAGGAAGAAGGGGACTACGGCGACTGGAGCGAATATTGGTTGGCAGTGTTACTGCCCGTATTATAGGTCACACTCAGAAGGATGTGCTGGTAATTCCAGGAGATACTGTCATAGGATGGGAAAATGTCCTTCTTGCTACTGATGGCTCCAAATGTAGTCAGGGAGCGACAGAAAGGGCTATATCTTTTACAAAATCATACCATAGGGAATTGAAGGTCGTATCTGTGGTGGATGTTCCGACTGAATTTTATGGCGAAGCTCCAGAGGTGGCAGAAACCCTCATTCAACAAGCCAAAGGTTTTGTTGATGAAGTGAAGGAAAAGGCAGAAGCAGATGGCATTAAGGTAGTAACCTTTGTCAGAGAAGGTGAGGCGTATAAAGTCATCACAGAATTAGCAAAAAATGAAAAAGTGGATGTTATTTTTATGGGTAGTCACGGCAGGACAGGACTCAAAAGAGTCCTTATGGGCAGTGTAACTGAAGAGGTCATTGGTCATACCCCCTGTCCAGTAGTTGTAGTTAAGTAA